One genomic region from Bacillus sp. SLBN-46 encodes:
- the yqiS gene encoding phosphate butyryltransferase has product MLLDSLIEKATREGTNTVAVAAAEDVEVIEAILDAVNRNLARFILFGDQNKIKSLLEMKKYDDRGNNSLKIVHTNSTMDSAALAVKAVFQKEADVLMKGNLPTNFILKAVLNKEFGLRTGNVLSHVAFFEIPGYERFTIVTDAAMNITPDLQQKAQIINNAVSLAKCIGIETPKVAPLAAVEVVNPSMQATVDAASLTMMNKRGQISGCIVDGPLALDNAVSVSAAEHKGIQSEVAGNADILLVPTIEVGNVLYKSLIYFAKAKVGAVIAGAKAPIVLTSRADSAESKLYSLALALCCVEK; this is encoded by the coding sequence TTGTTGCTAGACTCATTAATTGAAAAAGCAACCCGGGAAGGCACTAATACGGTTGCAGTTGCTGCCGCAGAGGATGTAGAGGTAATTGAAGCGATTTTAGATGCAGTCAATCGAAACCTCGCTCGTTTTATCCTGTTCGGAGACCAAAATAAAATAAAATCTTTACTAGAAATGAAAAAGTATGATGATCGGGGAAATAACTCATTAAAAATCGTTCATACAAATTCAACAATGGATTCAGCAGCATTAGCTGTTAAGGCTGTCTTTCAAAAAGAAGCCGATGTTTTGATGAAAGGGAATCTCCCTACTAATTTCATTTTAAAAGCTGTCTTAAATAAGGAATTTGGCTTAAGAACGGGAAATGTGCTATCACATGTTGCTTTTTTTGAAATTCCAGGATATGAGCGGTTTACCATTGTTACCGATGCTGCTATGAATATTACACCTGATCTCCAACAAAAAGCACAAATTATTAATAACGCTGTTTCTTTAGCAAAATGTATAGGAATTGAAACACCAAAAGTTGCTCCATTAGCTGCTGTAGAAGTGGTAAATCCTTCGATGCAGGCAACAGTTGACGCAGCCTCACTAACCATGATGAATAAGCGTGGTCAAATTTCTGGCTGCATCGTTGATGGCCCTCTTGCCTTAGATAATGCAGTTTCGGTATCAGCGGCAGAACATAAAGGAATCCAGAGTGAAGTAGCCGGCAACGCTGATATTCTGTTGGTTCCGACAATTGAGGTTGGTAATGTATTATATAAATCATTAATTTATTTTGCTAAAGCGAAGGTGGGGGCTGTTATTGCTGGGGCTAAGGCGCCAATTGTTTTAACATCACGAGCAGACTCAGCAGAAAGTAAGCTTTATTCACTCGCATTAGCGTTATGTTGTGTTGAAAAATAG
- the bcd gene encoding branched-chain amino acid dehydrogenase, with product MEIFKYLETYDYEQVVFCQDKQSGLKAIIAIHDTTLGPALGGTRMWTYESEDAAIEDALRLAKGMTYKNAAAGLNLGGGKTVIIGDPRKDKNEEMFRAFGRYIQGLNGRYITAEDVGTTVADMDLIHEETDYVTGISPAFGSSGNPSPVTAYGVYRGMKAAAKAAFDSDSLEGKVIAVQGVGNVAYNLCRHLHEEGAKLIVTDINKEAVQRAVEEFGARAVDPNEIYSVECDIYAPCALGATINDDTIPQLKAKVIAGAANNQLKETRHGDLIHEMGIIYAPDYVINAGGVINVADELYGYNRERALKKVEQLYTSIEKVIEISKRDGIPTYLAADRMVEERIERMRNSRSQFLQNGHHILSRRISR from the coding sequence ATGGAAATTTTCAAGTATTTAGAGACTTATGATTATGAGCAAGTGGTGTTTTGCCAAGATAAACAATCTGGGTTAAAAGCAATTATTGCCATTCATGATACTACACTTGGACCTGCTTTGGGTGGAACACGTATGTGGACATATGAGTCAGAGGATGCAGCAATTGAAGATGCACTTCGATTAGCAAAAGGGATGACTTATAAAAATGCTGCGGCAGGATTAAATCTTGGTGGAGGAAAAACAGTTATCATTGGTGATCCTCGAAAAGATAAGAACGAAGAAATGTTCCGAGCTTTTGGACGTTACATTCAGGGGCTAAATGGAAGATATATTACTGCCGAAGATGTTGGTACAACAGTTGCTGATATGGATTTAATTCATGAAGAGACAGATTATGTTACAGGTATCTCGCCAGCATTTGGTTCTTCAGGTAACCCATCACCTGTAACTGCTTATGGTGTATATAGAGGAATGAAAGCAGCAGCAAAAGCAGCTTTCGATTCAGATTCTCTTGAAGGAAAAGTAATTGCCGTACAGGGTGTTGGGAATGTCGCTTACAACCTATGCCGCCACTTGCACGAAGAAGGGGCAAAGTTAATTGTAACTGATATTAACAAAGAAGCAGTTCAACGTGCGGTTGAAGAATTTGGAGCACGTGCCGTTGATCCTAATGAAATTTATAGTGTTGAATGTGATATCTATGCACCATGTGCATTAGGTGCAACAATCAATGACGATACAATTCCACAATTAAAAGCGAAAGTAATTGCTGGAGCTGCAAACAATCAATTAAAAGAAACTCGTCATGGTGATCTTATTCATGAAATGGGCATTATTTATGCACCTGACTATGTAATCAATGCGGGTGGAGTCATTAACGTTGCAGATGAACTTTATGGATATAACCGTGAACGGGCATTAAAGAAAGTCGAGCAGCTTTATACAAGTATTGAAAAGGTAATCGAAATCTCCAAACGTGATGGTATTCCAACCTATCTGGCTGCCGATCGTATGGTTGAAGAGAGAATTGAAAGAATGCGTAATTCAAGAAGCCAGTTCCTTCAGAACGGACATCACATTTTAAGTCGCAGAATTTCAAGATAA
- the buk gene encoding butyrate kinase, which translates to MLDKEYRILIINPGSTSTKIGVFDNEVSIFEKTIRHDAEEINSYTNIIDQYEFRKNTILETLDKEGINISKLSAVCGRGGLLRPIEGGTYAVNDRMLEDLRAGFSGQHASNLGGIIAYEIASGLNIPSFIVDPVVVDELDQIARISGFSLIERKSIFHALNQKAVARRVAKDLGKKYTDLNLIVTHMGGGITVGIHKQGRVVDVNNGLHGDGPFSPERAGTVPAGDLIALCFSGEHYREEIMKKLVGQGGLVGYLGTNDAIKVEQRIEAGDQEAKLVYDAMAYQVAKEIGAASAVLSGKVDAIILTGGLAYGKGFVKSITDRINWIADVIVQPGENELQALAEGALRVLRGEEEVKTYPGNFSTAKI; encoded by the coding sequence GTGCTAGATAAAGAATATCGAATTCTCATTATCAACCCAGGCTCAACATCCACTAAGATCGGAGTCTTCGATAACGAAGTTTCAATTTTTGAAAAAACCATTCGTCATGATGCAGAAGAAATTAATTCCTATACTAATATTATTGATCAATATGAATTTAGAAAAAACACGATTTTGGAAACACTGGATAAAGAAGGAATAAATATCTCTAAATTATCCGCCGTTTGCGGTCGTGGTGGATTGCTTCGCCCTATTGAAGGGGGCACCTATGCTGTTAATGATCGAATGCTTGAAGACCTGCGGGCTGGTTTTTCAGGTCAGCATGCATCAAACTTGGGTGGAATTATTGCCTATGAAATTGCATCAGGATTAAATATTCCATCCTTTATTGTAGATCCTGTTGTTGTAGATGAACTCGATCAGATTGCTAGAATTTCCGGCTTCTCATTGATTGAAAGAAAGAGTATTTTTCATGCGTTAAATCAAAAAGCAGTCGCTCGAAGAGTAGCAAAGGATCTTGGGAAAAAGTACACAGATTTGAACTTAATAGTTACCCATATGGGAGGCGGTATCACCGTTGGCATACATAAACAGGGGAGAGTAGTTGATGTGAACAACGGTCTACACGGGGATGGGCCATTTAGTCCAGAACGTGCCGGAACAGTGCCTGCAGGTGATTTAATTGCGCTTTGTTTCTCAGGAGAACATTATCGTGAAGAGATAATGAAAAAACTTGTTGGGCAGGGTGGCTTAGTAGGCTACCTTGGAACAAACGATGCAATAAAGGTAGAACAGCGAATTGAAGCTGGAGACCAAGAGGCGAAGTTGGTTTATGATGCTATGGCCTATCAAGTGGCAAAAGAGATCGGTGCCGCAAGTGCAGTACTATCAGGAAAAGTAGATGCAATTATTTTAACGGGCGGTCTTGCATATGGAAAAGGCTTTGTGAAATCTATCACCGATCGGATTAATTGGATTGCGGACGTCATTGTCCAACCAGGTGAGAATGAACTCCAAGCGCTTGCAGAAGGAGCCCTTCGAGTCCTTCGCGGAGAAGAAGAAGTGAAAACGTACCCAGGAAATTTTTCAACTGCAAAAATCTAG
- a CDS encoding sigma-54-dependent Fis family transcriptional regulator — MQNVMIVGAGKGGTAILKILKESEVLRVAVVIDRNEDAPGILLAKKEGIQTGTSWKSFITENIDIIIEVTGNDAVFQELRDTKNKKTVLIPGSVAFLVSQLMEEKEELVQKHQNESYQQELIFNATNDGMLVIDNHGKVILFNKRAEEIMGVKKDQAIGKNVVDVIPTTRLPLILESRRIEANQEMVLSNERKIITTRIPIIEENGTLIGAFAVFKDITEVVNLAEEITDLKEIQTMLQAIIHSSDDAISVVDENGRGILINPAYTRITGLTQEQVIGKPATADISEGESMHMKVLQTRRAVRGTPMRVGPNKREVIVNVAPIIVKGKLKGSVGVIHDMSEIKSLNRELNRARQLIRKLEAKYTFEDIIGQSDELMLAIEQARLGAKTPATVLLRGESGTGKELFAHAIHNASDRKYNKFIRVNCAAISETLLESELFGYEEGAFSGAVRGGKKGFFEEANNGSIFLDEIGELSANTQAKLLRVLQENEITRVGGTKPISINVRVIAATNVNLEKGIATGSFREDLYYRLNRMPIHIPPLRKRKEEIPVLCARLILKINRDYGRNVEGVTPAALFQLMGYDWPGNVRELENILGRAIIFMKYNETLIDVHHLPELQNKKGTVHSQTNSNDSFTLEQSLSDLLEDYEAKIIQQTLTRLNGNKTLTAKTLGLSVRNLYYKLDKYNIEKNSMQ; from the coding sequence ATGCAAAACGTGATGATTGTTGGCGCTGGAAAAGGCGGTACTGCAATCTTAAAAATTCTGAAAGAATCAGAGGTGCTAAGGGTTGCAGTAGTAATTGACCGTAACGAGGATGCACCGGGCATTTTATTAGCCAAAAAAGAGGGCATTCAAACAGGGACAAGCTGGAAATCATTTATAACAGAGAATATAGATATTATTATCGAAGTGACGGGAAATGACGCGGTCTTTCAAGAGTTACGAGATACAAAAAATAAGAAGACAGTATTGATTCCGGGGAGCGTGGCTTTCCTAGTTTCACAGCTAATGGAAGAAAAAGAAGAACTGGTGCAAAAACACCAAAATGAATCGTATCAACAGGAATTGATTTTCAATGCAACTAACGATGGGATGCTTGTAATTGATAATCATGGAAAAGTCATTTTGTTTAACAAGCGTGCTGAAGAAATAATGGGGGTGAAGAAAGACCAGGCAATTGGCAAGAACGTAGTGGATGTAATCCCTACAACCCGCCTCCCTTTGATTCTTGAGAGTAGGAGAATAGAGGCAAACCAGGAAATGGTGTTAAGTAATGAAAGAAAAATTATTACGACACGTATTCCGATTATTGAAGAAAACGGAACATTAATAGGGGCTTTCGCTGTTTTTAAAGATATAACTGAGGTGGTTAATCTAGCGGAAGAAATCACTGATTTAAAGGAAATTCAAACAATGCTTCAAGCCATTATTCACTCTAGTGACGATGCCATTTCCGTTGTTGATGAAAATGGACGAGGGATTCTGATCAATCCTGCTTACACTCGTATTACCGGACTAACACAAGAGCAAGTAATTGGTAAACCTGCGACTGCAGACATTTCTGAAGGAGAAAGTATGCATATGAAGGTACTTCAAACTAGAAGAGCGGTCCGTGGTACCCCAATGAGAGTTGGCCCAAATAAACGAGAAGTGATTGTAAACGTTGCACCAATTATTGTTAAAGGAAAATTAAAGGGCAGCGTGGGGGTTATCCATGACATGTCTGAAATTAAATCCCTGAATCGGGAATTAAATCGGGCTAGACAGTTGATTCGTAAATTGGAGGCAAAATATACCTTCGAGGATATTATCGGTCAATCAGATGAATTGATGCTGGCGATTGAGCAAGCGAGGCTTGGAGCAAAAACACCTGCAACAGTCCTCCTAAGAGGAGAGTCAGGGACAGGAAAAGAATTATTCGCCCATGCTATACATAATGCAAGTGATCGAAAATACAACAAGTTTATTCGTGTGAACTGTGCTGCCATTTCTGAAACATTATTGGAGAGCGAGTTATTTGGTTATGAAGAAGGTGCTTTTTCTGGGGCGGTAAGAGGTGGAAAAAAAGGCTTTTTTGAAGAAGCGAATAATGGAAGTATTTTTCTTGATGAAATTGGTGAGCTTTCTGCCAATACACAAGCAAAGCTGTTAAGGGTACTGCAAGAAAATGAAATTACTCGTGTAGGTGGAACGAAGCCTATTTCTATTAATGTCAGAGTCATTGCGGCCACCAATGTTAATTTAGAAAAAGGTATTGCCACTGGTTCCTTTAGGGAAGACTTATACTATCGTTTGAATCGAATGCCTATTCATATTCCGCCGTTAAGAAAACGAAAGGAAGAAATTCCTGTTCTCTGTGCGAGGTTAATTCTAAAAATTAATCGTGATTATGGTAGGAATGTTGAAGGAGTTACGCCTGCAGCGTTATTTCAGTTAATGGGATATGATTGGCCAGGGAATGTTCGGGAATTAGAAAATATACTTGGCAGAGCTATTATTTTTATGAAATACAATGAGACATTAATTGATGTACATCACTTACCTGAATTACAAAATAAAAAAGGTACGGTCCACTCCCAAACAAATTCTAATGACTCTTTCACATTAGAACAATCCTTATCGGATCTATTAGAGGATTATGAGGCGAAGATAATCCAACAAACACTTACCCGATTAAATGGCAATAAAACTTTAACGGCAAAAACGTTAGGTTTATCAGTAAGGAATTTATATTACAAGCTTGATAAATACAACATTGAAAAAAATAGCATGCAATAA